One part of the Gossypium raimondii isolate GPD5lz chromosome 1, ASM2569854v1, whole genome shotgun sequence genome encodes these proteins:
- the LOC105781291 gene encoding cell division protein FtsZ homolog 1, chloroplastic isoform X2 — MATLQVTHAKDFISPTSSSSSLSSKLCFSSKKPLKRSSFSTYHRFGRISCSFASMETAKIKVVGVGGGGSNAVNRMIGSGLQSSAENPIQIGELLTRGLGTGGNPLLGEQAAEESADAIANALKGSDLVFITAGMGGGTGSGAAPVVAQIAKEAGYLTVGVVTYPFSFEGRKRTMQALEAIEKLQKNVDTLIVIPNDRLLDIADEQTPLQDAFLLADDVLRQGVQGISDIITIPGLVNVDFADVKAVMKDSGTAMLGVGVSSSKNRAVEAAEQATLAPLIGSSIQSATGVVYNITGGKDITLQEVNRVSQVVTSLADPSANIIFGAVVDDRYNGEIHVTIIATGFSQSFQKTLLTDPKAAKEINKATMGQESKGIPLPLESPSLSTVPSRPSPRRLFF; from the exons ATGGCTACACTTCAAGTAACACACGCGAAGGATTTTATATCCCCaacttcctcttcttcttcgcTATCTTCAAAGCTATGTTTTTCTTCGAAAAAGCCTTTGAAAAGAAGCTCTTTTAGTACGTATCACCGATTTGGAAGAATAAGCTGTTCTTTTGCTTCAATGGAAACTGCTAAGATAAAAGTGGTTGGTGTTGGTGGAGGTGGTAGCAATGCTGTTAATCGAATGATTGGTAGCGGTTTACAG TCTTCTGCAGAGAACCCAATTCAGATTGGCGAGCTTTTGACCCGGGGACTAG GCACTGGTGGGAATCCTCTTTTGGGAGAACAAGCTGCAGAGGAATCTGCAGATGCCATTGCAAATGCTCTTAAGGGCTCGGATCTTGTCTTTATAACAGCTGGTATGGGTGGAGGCACTGGTTCAGGTGCTGCTCCAGTTGTTGCCCAGATAGCAAAAGAGGCTGGTTATTTGACTGTTGGTGTGGTAACCTATCCCTTCAGCTTTGAAGGGCGTAAAAGAACCATGCAG GCACTAGAGGCTATTGAAAAGCTGCAAAAGAATGTTGATACTCTCATAGTGATTCCCAATGACCGTCTGCTTGATATTGCTGATGAGCAGACACCTTTGCAGGATGCTTTTCTTCTTGCCGATGATGTTCTGCGTCAAGGAGTACAAGGAATTTCGGATATAATTACG ATACCTGGATTGGTGAATGTGGATTTTGCAGATGTTAAAGCAGTAATGAAAGATTCTGGAACAGCAATGCTTGGTGTAGGAGTTTCCTCTAGCAAAAACCGCGCCGTGGAAGCAGCAGAACAAGCAACTTTGGCTCCTCTAATAGGGTCATCAATTCAGTCGGCTACTGGGGTGGTATATAATATCACTGGAGGAAAAGACATAACCCTGCAGGAAGTTAATCGAGTTTCACAG GTCGTGACAAGCTTGGCAGATCCTTCTGCTAACATCATATTTGGTGCTGTTGTGGATGACCGCTACAACGGCGAGATCCATGTGACTATTATTGCTACAGGCTTCTCACAGTCATTTCAGAAGACATTATTGACAGACCCCAAAGCTGCAAAAGAGATTAACAAAGCTACAATGGGACAAGAAAGCAAGGGTATTCCCTTACCTCTCGAATCACCATCGCTTTCAACCGTCCCCTCAAGACCATCTCCAAGAAGGCTATTCTTctaa
- the LOC105781291 gene encoding cell division protein FtsZ homolog 1, chloroplastic isoform X1: MATLQVTHAKDFISPTSSSSSLSSKLCFSSKKPLKRSSFSTYHRFGRISCSFASMETAKIKVVGVGGGGSNAVNRMIGSGLQGVDFYAINTDSQALLQSSAENPIQIGELLTRGLGTGGNPLLGEQAAEESADAIANALKGSDLVFITAGMGGGTGSGAAPVVAQIAKEAGYLTVGVVTYPFSFEGRKRTMQALEAIEKLQKNVDTLIVIPNDRLLDIADEQTPLQDAFLLADDVLRQGVQGISDIITIPGLVNVDFADVKAVMKDSGTAMLGVGVSSSKNRAVEAAEQATLAPLIGSSIQSATGVVYNITGGKDITLQEVNRVSQVVTSLADPSANIIFGAVVDDRYNGEIHVTIIATGFSQSFQKTLLTDPKAAKEINKATMGQESKGIPLPLESPSLSTVPSRPSPRRLFF, translated from the exons ATGGCTACACTTCAAGTAACACACGCGAAGGATTTTATATCCCCaacttcctcttcttcttcgcTATCTTCAAAGCTATGTTTTTCTTCGAAAAAGCCTTTGAAAAGAAGCTCTTTTAGTACGTATCACCGATTTGGAAGAATAAGCTGTTCTTTTGCTTCAATGGAAACTGCTAAGATAAAAGTGGTTGGTGTTGGTGGAGGTGGTAGCAATGCTGTTAATCGAATGATTGGTAGCGGTTTACAG GGTGTAGATTTCTATGCCATAAACACAGATTCTCAAGCGCTATTACAGTCTTCTGCAGAGAACCCAATTCAGATTGGCGAGCTTTTGACCCGGGGACTAG GCACTGGTGGGAATCCTCTTTTGGGAGAACAAGCTGCAGAGGAATCTGCAGATGCCATTGCAAATGCTCTTAAGGGCTCGGATCTTGTCTTTATAACAGCTGGTATGGGTGGAGGCACTGGTTCAGGTGCTGCTCCAGTTGTTGCCCAGATAGCAAAAGAGGCTGGTTATTTGACTGTTGGTGTGGTAACCTATCCCTTCAGCTTTGAAGGGCGTAAAAGAACCATGCAG GCACTAGAGGCTATTGAAAAGCTGCAAAAGAATGTTGATACTCTCATAGTGATTCCCAATGACCGTCTGCTTGATATTGCTGATGAGCAGACACCTTTGCAGGATGCTTTTCTTCTTGCCGATGATGTTCTGCGTCAAGGAGTACAAGGAATTTCGGATATAATTACG ATACCTGGATTGGTGAATGTGGATTTTGCAGATGTTAAAGCAGTAATGAAAGATTCTGGAACAGCAATGCTTGGTGTAGGAGTTTCCTCTAGCAAAAACCGCGCCGTGGAAGCAGCAGAACAAGCAACTTTGGCTCCTCTAATAGGGTCATCAATTCAGTCGGCTACTGGGGTGGTATATAATATCACTGGAGGAAAAGACATAACCCTGCAGGAAGTTAATCGAGTTTCACAG GTCGTGACAAGCTTGGCAGATCCTTCTGCTAACATCATATTTGGTGCTGTTGTGGATGACCGCTACAACGGCGAGATCCATGTGACTATTATTGCTACAGGCTTCTCACAGTCATTTCAGAAGACATTATTGACAGACCCCAAAGCTGCAAAAGAGATTAACAAAGCTACAATGGGACAAGAAAGCAAGGGTATTCCCTTACCTCTCGAATCACCATCGCTTTCAACCGTCCCCTCAAGACCATCTCCAAGAAGGCTATTCTTctaa
- the LOC105781299 gene encoding syntaxin-51: MASSDTWIKEYNEAARIADDINGMISERISLPASGPETQRHASAIRRKITILGTRLDGLQSLLSRPTGKPLTDKEMNRRKDMVANLRSKANQMASAFNMSNFANRESLLGPETKQDAMSRTVGLDNSGLVGLQRQIMKEQDEGLEKLEETVMSTKHIALAVNEELDLHTRLIDDLDEHVDVTDSRLRRVQKNLAILNKRAKGSCSCMCMLLAVVGIVILVVAIYLLVKYL; the protein is encoded by the exons ATGGCATCTTCAGACACGtggataaaagaatataatgaAGCGGCGCGAATTGCTGATGATATCAATGGCATGATATCTGAAAGGATTTCCTTGCCTGCGTCGGGACCAGAAACTCAGCGTCATGCATCCGCCATAAGAAGGAAGATTACGATTTTAGGGACCAGACTTGATGGATTGCAGTCCCTTTTGTCTAGACCTACTGGGAAACCCTT AACAGATAAGGAGATGAATCGCCGCAAAGACATGGTTGCAAATTTGAGATCTAAAGCAAATCAGATGGCTTCTGCATTCAACATGTCAAACTTTGCCAACAGAGAGAGCTTGCTGGGGCCAGAAACTAAGCAAGATGCCATGAGTAGAACAGTTGGTTTGGATAATTCTGGTCTTGTTGGTCTTCAGCGACAAATAATGAAAG AGCAAGATGAGGGTCTTGAGAAGTTGGAAGAGACAGTAATGAGTACAAAGCATATTGCATTGGCGGTCAATGAAGAACTTGATCTGCACACCAGACTCAtt GATGACCTGGACGAACATGTGGATGTTACTGATTCTCGCCTCCGG AGAGTGCAGAAAAACCTGGCAATTTTGAACAAGCGCGCCAAGGGCAGTTGTTCCTGTATGTGCATGCTTTTGGCTGTCGTCGGAATCGTGATTCTGGTTGTGGCCATATACCTActtgttaaatatttgtaa